The genomic interval CAGACTGCTCCCGACGGAAAACAGCAACAGAGCAAAGTTTCCGACGACGCTCAGAACATACAGCAGAGCGATGACGTCACATCCGCGACGCACACTCGGCGTCAGCATGCTCCGAGAACCGCCGCTGCCCCGCGGCGGTCACGCGGCACGGAACAGGCGGCATCGGCGCGTGCTAACTCCGGCTCAAAGGGGTATGTGCTGATCACGGGGCAATTCACCACACGCGGGCAGGCGCTTGTCGAACAGCAGCGGCTATTGTCGAAGGGGTATCCCGCGCGTGTGCAGGGACGCGGCGGACGTTGGAGCGTTTCGGTCGGAACCTTCGAACATCCGCACACCGCGCGCACATACAAAGCGGCTCTGGAGCGGGATCTGCCGGGCAGATCCGCCTCGATCGTCCACCTCGGGAAATGAGAGGCCGTCCCGGATCAGTGTCTGTCGTTGTCGCTCGGAGGAGGCGGAGTCAAGGGACTGCCGCTGTCATCCGCTCCGGCCGGGCTGTCCGAATCGTATCCTGAGGACGTTTCATCACCGTCTGACGTGGGGACGTCGGACTGCTCCGCGGACATATCCACCGGCGGCTCCGAGACCCGTGGTGACGCATGCAGCGCCTGTGCAAGTTCGGCGATTTCGAGCGGAGCCGACGCGGCGATATCCTCGAGCTCGGCGGCCGCATCCTCATTGCCGATACTGTTGACGAGACGTTCCAGCGGATGTGTGATCGAGGTTGCCGTCCACACTGCAAGCAGGCCCGCCACACCGATCAGAGCAAGAACGGCGGGGATGAGTATGCTCGGGCTTCGCTGCAGAAAGGGTCGAAGACCCGGCGCAAAAAGCGCATCGAACACAAAGAGTCCCACGCCGAAACTGAAGAGCAGCATCAGCAGATGCGAGAGGAAAAGCCGGAGAAAAATGGAAGGGCGTTGTATGGTGGTTTTCATCTGTTGTGAACACAAGAGTGTATCATGGCAACGTATCTCGCGGACACATCACAAACAAACTGCCGCATTGTTCGGCAAGCAGTTCCGCCGTACTTTTGTCTCGTTCTTCGAGCAATTCAAACGCCCATGACGTCTCCCATAATCAGCATCTCCGGCATACGCGGTATACCGGGCGAATCGCTCCTCCCACCGGATATCACCCGCTTCACGGCCGCATTTGTGCGGCTGTCTGGCGGCGGTCCGCTGGTCATAGGCCGCGACGGACGGTCGGGCGGCGACACGCTGCAGGATCTGGTCGTGGCGGCGGCGCGTATGTGCGGCGCCGACGTGATAGATATCGGCGTTGCGCCCACTCCCACTGTGCAGCTCGCCGTGGAGAAGCTCGGGGCGCGCGGCGGCATTGCCATCACGGCAAGCCACAATCCCCAGCAGTGGAACGGACTCAAGTTCCTCGATGCGACGGGTGTGTTCCTGGACGCCCGCCAGAACGCTGCACTGCAGGCGATTCTTGCCGACGAAAATTTCCCCTGGGTCGGATACGAGACCTTCGGCAAGCGCCGCGATGCCGCGGAGTTCTGGCGCACACATGTGGAGACCGTGCTCGCGTACAACGCTGATGCGGTGGCGCGTATCCTCACACGCGCCTTTACCATTGTGGTGGACGCCGTCAACGCATCCGGCAGTCACATCGTGCCCGCGTTGCTCCGCGAACTCGGCTGCACAGTCATTCCCGCC from Ignavibacteriota bacterium carries:
- a CDS encoding SPOR domain-containing protein — protein: MAATATKKRLEFSVIIQWFGLIVLLIGCIYLAAQLKQQSKQLIGLNRLIVGQRVQINQLQKQVAFLNDTLGLPAGGERARARVGKDRGTHAGARTRQQETTKNADPSSQRTPTPGAVTQTAPDGKQQQSKVSDDAQNIQQSDDVTSATHTRRQHAPRTAAAPRRSRGTEQAASARANSGSKGYVLITGQFTTRGQALVEQQRLLSKGYPARVQGRGGRWSVSVGTFEHPHTARTYKAALERDLPGRSASIVHLGK